A DNA window from Candidatus Zixiibacteriota bacterium contains the following coding sequences:
- a CDS encoding VOC family protein — MSRPIVHFEINVKDRAKSAEFYSQLFGWKASSAPGFDYSLVEPAHENTIGGGIGPYQPGQGPSITFYVGVDDLQASLNKAERLGGKTVMPPTPIPGIGSCAMFADLDGNVVGLFKGNS, encoded by the coding sequence ATGTCTCGACCAATTGTCCACTTTGAGATCAACGTCAAAGACCGCGCCAAATCGGCCGAGTTCTACTCACAGCTTTTCGGCTGGAAAGCCAGCTCTGCACCCGGTTTCGACTATTCCCTCGTTGAGCCGGCTCACGAAAACACGATCGGCGGGGGGATTGGGCCGTATCAGCCGGGACAGGGCCCGTCGATTACATTTTATGTTGGCGTAGACGACCTTCAGGCCAGCCTCAACAAAGCGGAAAGACTTGGCGGCAAGACGGTAATGCCGCCGACGCCCATCCCCGGTATTGGCAGTTGCGCGATGTTCGCCGATCTCGACGGAAATGTCGTAGGGCTGTTCAAGGGCAATTCCTGA
- a CDS encoding PAAR domain-containing protein produces the protein MPPAARIGDMTAHGGSIVVGFPQVLIGGMPAARLGDMHVCPMVNPGTPPPPHVGGPITKGSSGVMIGGQPAARVGDMCTCSGPPDSIVAGCFTVLIGEAGGGGGAGSSGSGGSGAIAAQEQTAAETEAGEVESGEGTESESETEGHYIQVTAVDSAGFPITDCNYRLKAPNGDISGGLLAGGFKESVTETGNYELTLRAIVTAVWSKTTAKVGETVKLTAETAGLKDGAKARLEIWIYDPNYSTERLKIIESKISGNKVESEWLVEVDDDMLAVAREKEIMGRFSMPQFYFVVTVGNFSKRSGMLTIIDDLEFELKDEFGNPIPDKEYSLYLPNGAIRTGNLDGSGKGKETDLPAGSIRVSFDIKDEEWTQ, from the coding sequence ATGCCTCCAGCAGCCAGAATCGGAGATATGACCGCCCACGGGGGCAGCATTGTGGTAGGCTTCCCGCAGGTTCTGATCGGCGGCATGCCTGCCGCCCGCCTTGGCGATATGCACGTCTGCCCGATGGTTAATCCGGGCACCCCGCCGCCGCCGCATGTCGGTGGCCCGATCACGAAAGGCTCTTCGGGCGTAATGATCGGCGGCCAGCCGGCAGCGCGGGTCGGCGATATGTGCACCTGCTCGGGGCCACCGGACTCGATCGTTGCCGGTTGCTTCACCGTATTGATCGGCGAAGCTGGCGGTGGCGGTGGCGCCGGTTCGTCCGGATCAGGCGGATCGGGTGCCATTGCCGCTCAAGAACAAACGGCTGCAGAGACTGAGGCCGGCGAGGTTGAGAGCGGGGAAGGAACAGAATCCGAATCTGAAACTGAGGGGCACTACATCCAGGTTACCGCCGTCGACTCTGCCGGATTTCCGATTACCGACTGCAACTACCGTCTCAAGGCGCCCAATGGTGATATCAGCGGCGGACTGCTGGCCGGCGGCTTCAAAGAATCCGTGACTGAAACCGGCAACTATGAGCTGACGCTGCGCGCGATTGTCACCGCCGTCTGGTCGAAAACAACCGCTAAGGTTGGCGAAACCGTCAAGCTTACGGCCGAGACCGCCGGACTCAAGGATGGCGCCAAAGCGCGGCTTGAAATCTGGATTTATGATCCCAATTACTCCACCGAACGTCTGAAGATCATCGAAAGCAAGATCTCCGGCAACAAGGTGGAATCCGAGTGGCTGGTGGAAGTCGACGATGACATGCTGGCCGTGGCGCGCGAGAAAGAGATCATGGGCCGCTTCTCGATGCCGCAGTTCTACTTTGTCGTGACCGTCGGCAACTTCAGCAAGCGTTCCGGCATGTTGACGATTATCGATGACCTCGAATTCGAACTCAAGGATGAGTTCGGCAATCCGATCCCGGATAAGGAATACAGTCTCTATCTCCCGAACGGCGCAATCCGCACCGGTAACCTCGATGGCTCCGGCAAAGGGAAGGAAACCGATCTGCCGGCCGGGAGTATACGCGTCTCGTTCGATATCAAGGACGAAGAGTGGACCCAATAG